The proteins below are encoded in one region of Silene latifolia isolate original U9 population chromosome 2, ASM4854445v1, whole genome shotgun sequence:
- the LOC141641883 gene encoding uncharacterized protein LOC141641883 — translation MKNLTNLERSKINETLLNNSINGKPKHGIINEVAARFSVDRKTITRLWMAAQKQRASSIPVNVSSKKKGSKKVGRAILDEEKLKSIDLLDRSTQHSLATHLGVSQSTVSRWVMSKQIRSHTNALKPGLTDKNKLARLIFSLQHLVYHEHTKRIVFKDQSNIIHMDEKWFSKTKPTTRFYLAKGETDPHRCVQSKSFIEKVMFMCAVGRPLYGSNGELIFDGKIGIWPFVVEIPAQRNSKNRVAGTMETKCIESINKQVTKDMIINRVLPAIKAKWPSNVNTISPTKKKAIKLDELISNTIKAYEEQDALKLKYVWITLQACMVEVMKKKGGIDYPIPHMHKTKLAAEGLLPEYLDANIDLVKECIQYVQNVGDPSTISELVNSLNSLTENAENQASTSGTSNEPTGEYEPVGTITEAGESSNDPTLENPPVGSISSWFVDLCAGE, via the exons ATGAAGAATCTGACCAACTTAGAAAGATCAAAAATAAATGAAACACTATTGAATAACAGCATAAATGGAAAACCAAAACATGGTATTATCAATGAAGTGGCAGCAAGGTTTTCAGTCGACAGGAAAACAATAACAAGGTTATGGATGGCGGCACAAAAACAGAGAGCATCATCCATACCAGTGAATGTGAGCAGCAAAAAGAAAGGCAGCAAAAAGGTGGGAAGAGCAATTTTAGATGAGGAGAAGCTCAAATCAATTGATCTACTGGATAGGTCAACACAACACTCATTGGCCACGCACTTAGGTGTAAGCCAATCAACCGTTTCAAGATGGGTGATGTCAAAACAAATCAGGTCACACACAAATGCACTCAAACCAGGTTTGACTGATAAAAACAAACTTGCTAGATTAATTTTCAGTCTACAACATTTAGTATATCATGAACACACTAAAAGAATTGTTTTCAAAGATCAAAGCAACATTATTCACATGGATGAGAAATGGTTTTCTAAAACTAAACCTACTACAAGGTTTTATTTGGCTAAAGGTGAAACTGACCCACATAGATGTGTACAATCAAAGAGTTTCATAGAAAAGGTGATGTTTATGTGTGCAGTAGGTAGACCATTATATGGGTCAAATGGTGAATTAATTTTTGATGGCAAAATAGGAATATGGCCATTTGTTGTTGAAATACCAGCACAACGAAACTCAAAAAATAGAGTAGCAGGAACAATGGAAACCAAGTGTATTGAGTCTATAAACAAGCAAGTAACAAAAGACATGATAATAAATCGTGTGTTGCCAGCTATAAAGGCTAAATGGCCTTCTAAT GTCAATACAATCtctccaacaaaaaaaaaagcaatcAAATTGGATGAGTTAATCAGCAACACAATCAAGGCATATGAAGAACAAGATGCACTAAAGCTGAAGTATGTATGGATAACATTGCAAGCATGTATGGTAGaagtaatgaaaaaaaaaggtGGCATAGACTACCCAATTCCACATATGCATAAGACAAAACTAGCAGCAGAAGGTTTATTGCCTGAATATCTTGATGCTAACATCGATTTAGTGAAAGAATGCATACAATATGTACAGAATGTTGGTGATCCAAGCACAATAAGTGAATTAGTTAATTCACTTAACAGTTTGACAGAGAATGCAGAAAATCAAGCAAGTACCAGTGGCACCAGTAATGAACCAACAGGGGAATATGAACCTGTTGGCACCATTACTGAAGCAGGTGAAAGTAGTAATGACCCAACATTGGAAAATCCCCCTGTTGGTAGCATTAGTAGTTGGTTCGTAGATTTATGTGCAGGGGAATGA